From the Pyrenophora tritici-repentis strain M4 chromosome 5, whole genome shotgun sequence genome, the window TAATACTCTCTCAGGATCCCATGGCCAGACGCCTGCTAATTCAAAAACTTTTTGAACAGTACTAGATTTGAATGTATGTCTTCTAACGCCATCAATTGCGTGTAGAAACTCGAGCTTGTTGAAATCAGTGCAGCCCTCGCGAGCAGCATCCTCAACGACGCCTCTGTAGTGCTTCTTGTATGCTTGAAAAACACCAACGTCAAGAGACTGTAGGTTGTGAGAGGTATGGGAGGGGAGCGAGAAAAGTACTATATTGTTGTCGTCACAAAAATCGATCAGCTCCTTTGTGCCATGGGATCCAAATCCGTCAAAAATTAACAGCCTCCAGGTGCCTGTTTGACGGCGACGACTATAGGCGTCAAAGTGTCGAATCCACTCAAGAGAGagctcgtcgttgttgtaAGCTGTCTCTGAGACAGCCACTATGTAGTCGTCAGGCAACTTTGTGTTGGTGTGCCATTTTGAGAGGTGCGCTTTGCCCTTGAGAATGATGAATGGTGCCAGAACTGAGCCGTCAGCAGCGACAGTCTCGACGACTGTAACAGACTCGCGATTTGTATCAGACGGTGACTGTACAGCATCATCGTCGCCAGCCATTGTTATAACGTACTGCTGGCCTCCAGCGCCCATACGGATATCTGTCTCGTCCATAATATATAGATCTCCAGGTTGTATAGCGTACTCATCAATTGCGCGCTTTAGAGCGGCAAAGTGCCTCTCGTAGACCTCTACTGTATTAGCTGCTAGGCGTTTTATTTCCTGCTTTTTCTGCTTCTTGCGGCGGCAGTCTGGGTTGCGCGCCAGCCATCGTGAGATCCAGTTTTTGCCTATGGGTGGTGCCTTGCCATCTGGGTGCTCGA encodes:
- a CDS encoding DDE-1 domain containing protein, yielding MPPLIPQLISAAQRILDLEHPDGKAPPIGKNWISRWLARNPDCRRKKQKKQEIKRLAANTVEVYERHFAALKRAIDEYAIQPGDLYIMDETDIRMGAGGQQYVITMAGDDDAVQSPSDTNRESVTVVETVAADGSVLAPFIILKGKAHLSKWHTNTKLPDDYIVAVSETAYNNDELSLEWIRHFDAYSRRRQTGTWRLLIFDGFGSHGTKELIDFCDDNNIVLFSLPSHTSHNLQSLDVGVFQAYKKHYRGVVEDAAREGCTDFNKLEFLHAIDGVRRHTFKSSTVQKVFELAGVWPWDPERVLYKLTRPRRVSTPEEMSYLFQASETPTPTTPRSFVAYAGKTQELCNYTEHILSNRAARLARASVVLGLNYDLATRELAKTKIAARERAQRQDNSRLTIQKGGVVTARGSREAVFQKAKIAEQKAVREAVRETRRRLRDATQQPTPASAEASTPSQQAPVMHLIHWKIPLNQWL